A DNA window from Selenomonas sp. oral taxon 126 contains the following coding sequences:
- a CDS encoding ATP-dependent 6-phosphofructokinase: KDVGDIIQRGGTFLGTARCKRWQTPEGRRLGHENLIKRGIEGLCVIGGDGSLRGAQLLSEEYGFPIVGLPGTIDNDVWGMDYTIGCDTAANTIIDAINKLRDTASAHRRVIVLEVMGRNCGWLALVAGISGGAEYILVPEEEYDLAQITEDLMKAYDRGKRYILIVVAEGAASGQEVCDYIAKNTDIETRVSVLGHIQRGGSPTVIDRVRASQLGEQAALALISGLSGVVFGYSKGHVVSVNLYDAVNNKKKLDSDYLHLAKVLF, translated from the coding sequence CAAGGATGTGGGCGACATCATCCAGCGCGGCGGTACATTCCTCGGCACGGCGCGCTGCAAGCGCTGGCAGACGCCCGAGGGACGCCGCCTCGGACATGAGAACCTCATCAAGCGCGGCATCGAGGGACTCTGCGTGATTGGCGGAGACGGTTCCCTGCGCGGCGCACAGCTGCTTTCGGAGGAGTACGGCTTCCCCATCGTCGGCCTGCCGGGCACGATCGACAACGATGTCTGGGGTATGGACTATACGATTGGCTGCGACACAGCGGCGAACACGATCATCGACGCCATCAACAAACTGCGTGATACGGCATCGGCGCATCGCCGCGTCATCGTCCTCGAGGTCATGGGGCGCAACTGCGGCTGGCTTGCACTCGTTGCGGGCATCTCGGGCGGTGCGGAGTACATCCTCGTGCCCGAGGAGGAGTATGACCTCGCACAGATCACTGAGGATCTGATGAAAGCCTATGACCGCGGGAAACGCTATATCCTCATTGTTGTCGCCGAGGGTGCGGCAAGCGGGCAGGAGGTCTGCGACTACATCGCAAAGAATACGGATATCGAGACGCGTGTCTCCGTCCTCGGACACATCCAGCGCGGCGGTTCACCGACGGTGATCGACCGTGTGCGCGCAAGTCAGCTTGGCGAGCAGGCGGCGCTTGCACTTATCTCGGGGCTCTCGGGCGTTGTCTTTGGCTACAGCAAGGGGCATGTTGTCTCCGTCAACCTCTACGATGCCGTGAACAACAAGAAGAAGCTCGACTCCGACTACCTCCACCTCGCAAAGGTGCTGTTCTGA